From Demequina capsici:
GCGGCTCGCCGTGACCACGGCATCGCGGGCGGCGACCGCCTGAGCGATCATCTGGCGCGCGTGGGGCAGTAGCACCAGACCCGCCTCAGTCAACTCGACCCGGCGCGTGGTCCTATCGAACAGCGGAGTACCCAGCTCCTCCTCGAGGCTGCGGATGGCCGACGAAAGCCCTGATTGAGAAATGCCGGTGAGCTCCGCGGCGCGCGTGAAGTGGCGCTCCTCGGCGACCGCGAGGAGGTATTCCATTTGACGCAAGTCCACTCACATCTCCAGCTTCTCAATCCCAGAACAAGCACCGGTTGGACTTCTAGATTACCGCTTCCTAGAGTGAGGACGCGGCGCCGGACGGCACCGCTACGAGGACCTCACGAAGGAACATGTAGATGCAGCAGCGCACCATCGGTAATCGGACCGTATCGGCGATCGGCCTCGGCGGCATGCCCATGTCGATCGAGGGCCGCCCCGACGCGGACCGCTCGATCGCCACGATCCACGCCGCCCTCGAGGCCGGCGTCACCCTCATCGACACCGCGGACGCTTACCACCGCGACGCGAACGAGGTCGGCCACAACGAGGAGCTCATCGCCCGCGCCCTGCGCGAGTACGGCCCCGGCGCAGCCGACGTGCTCGTCGCGACCAAGGGCGGCCACCTGCGTCCGGGCGACGGCTCCTGGACGCGCAACGGCGACCCGGAGTACCTCAAACGCGCCGCGAAGGAGTCCGCCCGCCGCCTCGGCGTCGACGCGATCGGCCTGTACCAGTTCCACCGTCCCGACCCGGCGGTGCCGTACGCCGACTCGGTCGGCGCGATCCGCGACCTGCTCGACGAGGGCGTGATCCTGATGGCCGGCATCTCCAACGCCGACGTGGCGCAGATCGACGAGGCCCGCGAGGTGCTCGGCGGGCGGCTCGCATCGGTGCAAAACCAGTTCTCCCCCGCGTTCCGCTCCAGCCAGGGTGAGCTCGAGCATTGCGCCGAGCTCGGCATCGCCTTCCTGCCGTGGAGCCCCCTCGGGGGCATCGCGGGCGCGAAGGACCTCGCCGACCGTCACGGCGCGTTCCAGGAGGTCGCGGACGAGGTCGGCGCCAGCGTGTACCAGGTGACCCTCGCCTGGGAGCTCGCGCTCGCGCCCGTGGTGATCCCTATCCCCGGCGCGTCCCGCCCCGACAGCATCCGCGACTCTGCCCGCGCACCAGAGCTCGTCCTGACGAGCGACCAGGTCGCCCGCCTGTCCGCCTGATCCCGACACGAGGAAGAACCGATGAAGACCTTTACCCTGCCCGGCACCGACATGGTGGTGCCCAACGTCGTCCTTGGACTCATGCGGATCCAGGACAAGACCGACGAGGAGGTCCGCACGCTCGTGAGCACCGCGCGCGACGCGGGCATCACGTTCCTCGACCACGCCGACGTCTACGGCAGCTCCAAGCACGGCTGCGAGCGTCGCTTCGCGGAAGCGCTGAAGCTCACCTCGTCCGAGCGCGAGCAGTTCATCATCCAGTCGAAGGCCGGCATCGTCCGCGAGGGGCCGTACTTCGACTTCTCCTACGAGCACATCATCGAGTCAGTGAACGGCTCTCTCCAGGCGCTCGGCACCGACTACCTCGACATCCTCCTGCTGCATCGCCCCGACGCGCTCGTCGAGCCGGAGGAGGTCGCCCGCGCGTTCGACGAGCTATCGGCCGCCGGCAAGGTGCGGGCGTTCGGCGTCTCGAACCAGACCCCCCGCCAGATCGACCTGCTGCGCAAGCACGTCACCCAGCCGATCGTGGCGAACCAGCTGCAGCTGTCGATCACGCACGCGCCGATGATCGCCCAGGGCGTCGCGGCGAACATGCAGGGCCTCGACCAGTCGATCGTGCGCGACGACGGGATCATCGACTACTGCCGCCTGAACGACATCACGATCCAGGCTTGGTCGCCGTTCCAGGCCGGATTCTTCGACGGCCCATTCCTGGGATCCGACCGCTACCCGAAGCTGAACGCGGTCGTCGATCGGCTTGCGGAGCAATACGCCGTCCCGGTCGAGGCCATCGCGGTGGCCTGGATCACTCGCCACCCGGCGCAGATGCAGGTCGTGCTCGGCACGACCACGCCCGACCGCGTGGCCGCCGCCGCGCAGGGATCAGACCTCCCGCTGACGCGCGCCGAGTGGTACGAGCTGTTCCGCGCCGCGGGCTACTCCGTGCCCTGACCCTGGCTAAATGTGCGTCGGGCGCCGCCTCCCTCGAGTACGGCTCCCGACGCACGTCATCGGCGCGCGATTCCAGGTGTCCTTCACGCACAGGGGAGGGCGATACCGTTCAGGAGAAGCGCGAACAGGCGACTTGCGGCGTCCTGGCGTCGACGCGACGAGCCACGATGAGGGCGATTCGCCCAGCGCGTGCGAGACCTCATCGGGCTCCACCCCTACGGGCATCCCGCTCCACGTTCTTCAGGACATCCTCGACCATGCCTCCGTCGAGACCACCGGCGGCTACCTGCGTCCCGATGACCGCCACCTCGCCTCCGCCGCAGAACAAGCCGGTGCCTTCCCCGCCCGGTCAACCGGAAGCAGCAGCCCGTCCCGCCACTCAGGCCCGTCGAGGTCGCTGGGAGCCTGACCCGGTTTCCCGGACGGTTCTTGTGTGTTGATCATGCCGCGATTTCGGCGGCGGTGTGAAGGGTTTCGTAGTCGGCGGGGCTGAGGTCGCCGAGGCTGGTGTGTCGGCGGCGCGGGTTGTAGAAGCCTTCGATCTACTCGAACATCGCCGACGCGAGCTGCGCCCGCGAATCCCAGGTCGTGCGGTCCAGCAGCTCGCGTTGCATCGTCGACCAGAAGCTCTCGATGAGCGCGTTGTCAACGCTCGACGCGACTCTGCCCATTGAGGCGAGCAGCCCGGCTTGGCGCAGCCGGTGCCCGAACAGCCAGCTGGTGTATTGCGTTCCGCGGTCCGCGTGGACCACGGTGCCGGGCTCGGGGCGGCGCCGCCAGCGAGCCATCTCGAGCGCGTCGACGACGATCTCCGCGGTGATCCGATCCGAGATTGACCACCCCACGATCCGGCGACTGAACGCATCGATCACGGCCGCGCAGTAGACCCACCCGTCTCTCGCGCGGTGCTGCGTGATGTCACAGAACCAGAGCCGGTTCGGCGCGTTCGCGCGGAACTGCCGCTTCACGAGATCCTCGTGCGTCGCGGTGTCCGGTTTCCAGCCCCGTCGCTTGCGCCGATGCGAGACACCGACCATCCCGCCCAGCCGCATAAGCCGAGCGACGCGTTTGCGGCCGACGTGAACACCGAGTCCGAGCCGCAGCTCCGCAAGCACCCGAGGCGCGCCATAGGTCTCGCACGAGTCGGCATGGATGCGTCGAATCGTCGCAGTCAGCTCGCCGTCCGCGACGGCTCGCAGCGACGGCGCTCGTTCTCGCCAGTCGTAGTAGCCGGACGCGGAGACCTTCAGGAACCGGCAGGCCACCGCGACGGGGACACCGTCCGCGGCGAGCTCCTGGACCAGCCGGAACCCTATTTTGGGAGCACGTTCTCCCTGGCGAAATACGCCGAAGCACGCTTGAGGATCTCGATCTCCATCTCCAGAACCCGGTTGCGACGGCGCAGCTCGACGAGCTCCTTATGCTCCTCGGTCGTGATGCCGGGCTTGCGGCCGGAGTCGACCGCGTCACGGTTCATCCAGTTCCGCAGGCACGACTCGCTGATCCCCAGATCACGCGCGGTCTGACCGACGGGGTTGCCCTGCGCGACAAGATCCAGGGCTCGACGCCGGAACTCCGGCGGGTGAGCAGCAGGCATCTCACGGACTCCTCTCTGAGACGATCATCGCCTCAACTCAGGTGTCCGGAAAAGCGGGGCAGGCTCCCTGAGGCACCGCGCGCGGGCACCCCCGGTATGAGATTCTGGTCCCCTTTTGGTCCCCTTATCCACAGGCATGAAGTCCGAGAAGCCCCGGAGGGTATTCGGCGGGCGACGATCACGAGCCCACGCTGCGCCCAGGGGACCAGAGGGGGACCGACAAAAACCCGTCGCCAGACATGACAAAGCCCCGATGAAAATGGCTTCTCATCAAGGCTTTTTCGTCGGGATGACAGGATTTGAACCTGCGACCCCCTGACCCCCAGTCAGGTGCGCTACCAAGCTGCGCCACATCCCGTGGCATCGATTTTCAGTTATTCGGGCCGACCAGAGCGGGGTAAACCCCTTAACCCCCAGTCAAGTGCGCTACCAAACTGCGCCACAGCCCGTGACAGCCTGATAATCGTAGCGGATGTCTGGGGTCTCTGAAGACCATTCGGGCCGCGAGGCGTCACGTGGAGGTCGGATCGAGCTCGATCCGGTCTCTGCCGGCATCCTTCGCGCGGTAGAGCGCGGCATCGGCTCTGGCCATGAGCGAACCCAGGGGCTTGGCGGGGTCGGCGACGGTGACACCCCAGCTGACCGTCGGCGGGTGCAGTGGGCGGTCGGCGTATCCGCGTGCGAAGACCTGGGAAAGCCGCTCGCAGACCGCTCGAGCATCCTCGACGCCTGCTCCGACAAGGAGGATCGAGAATTCCTCGCCGCCCATGCGGCACGCCAGGTCCTGCTCGCGCAGCACTCCCCTGCAGGCGTCCCCGAATGCGGACAACGCGCGATCGCCCTCCGCGTGGCCGTAAGTGTCGTTGAGCAGCTTGAAGTGGTCGAAGTCGGCCGCGATCATCACGAGTGCGCGATGAGTCGTCGCCGCCTCCAGCAGCGCGGACTCAGCGAGCTCGTGAAAGGCGGCCCTGGTGAGCAGGCCCGTGAGATCGTCGTGCGTCGCCTTCTCGCGCCACTGGCGAGACATCTCCATGTGGCTGAGCTCGGTGACGGAGTACGTGACGACCACGAGCATGATGAGGATCACGAGGGTGGTGGCCAACGGACCCGTCCAGGTCACGTAGAAGGGGTCCGACGGGCCCACGACCAGGTAGGACACCACGCGCAGCGCGTAGAAGCCGGACGTCGCTGCCGAGGCGATCACCATCGACACCACAGCAGCCCGCGCCGAGTGGAATGCATCCTCCGAGCGCGCCAGGAACCGTTGCTTGAGCACGCGCACCAGATCCATCGCGGTGAGCCCGAGGAACAGACCCATGCCCAGCAGCAGCGCCAGGGTCCCCGACAGCACACCGTCGGAACGGACGTCCAGGAGCGACCACACGAGCACCACGACTGGCACGGGAACCAGGTGCCACCAGGTGATCCGGCCCCTATGCAGAGACCGCGCAGCGCACCACACGAGCGCCGCGCCGACGACGCTGACCGCGTTCCCCAGCGCGTCGGACAGGCGTCCGAGCCCTCCAGCGACCAGGTAGATCGCCGTGCCGAGTCCGGACGCGACGACTGCTGCGCTCCACCACGCGGCGTACGGTGCGCGGGTGGGCCGGTAGGTCCCTAGATAGACGAGCGCGAACGCGCACACTCCCACGGCGGCCTGCGCCGTTCGAAGCGTGTCGAGGTCGAGCATGCGACAAGCCTATTGATCGGACGCGTCGTCCACCTCGAACCGGTCGCGACCGGCGCGTTTCGCCCGGTACAGGGCTCGGTCGGCTCGCGCGATCGCGTCGCTCAAGATCTCCTGCGCTGCTGCTGCCGCCACGCCGTAGCTCACGGTGGGAGTGCCCAACCGGATCGGGGTGTCATGCGCGTAGCGGTGCGAGATCTCGGCCGCGACCTGGCGGGCGGAGGTCACGTCGTCGCCATGAAGCAGGATCGCGAACTCCTCGCCACCGATGCGACCAGCGATCCCTCGTCCCTCCACGGCCTGCCTGCAGGCCGTCCCGAACGCGAGCAGCGCGCGATCTCCCGCCGCGTGCCCCAGGGCGTCGTTGAGCGCCTTGAAGTGATCCAGGTCGGCCATCATGACGATGGCAGCACCGGGTCGCCTGCCGCGCCACGCGTCAGCCTGCTCCAGGAACTCGGCGCGGGTCAGCAGCCCGGTGAGGTCGTCGTAGCGCGCACGGAGCCTGATCTCTCGCGTCACCTCGTAGTGGCTGATCTCGCTGACGCTGAAGGTCGCGATCACCAGCACCACCGTGATCGCAAGCGTCGTCACAGAGCTGCCCAGCCACTCCTTGAAACGCGGGTCGAACGGACCGAGCAGGTAGTAGCCGGCGATGCGCCCGGCGTAGAGCACGGCCAGTCCACCGGACGCCACGAGCAGCGCCCTCAGCGCCGACGTGGTCACGTCCGGCTCGGCGGACCGTGTCGCGCCGCGCCGCTCGCGTATCAGCAGGATCGTCTCTCCCACCGTGAGCGCCAGGTTCACGAGCATGCCCCACAGCAGGAAGCCGCCGCCTGCCCAGATGTCATGCGCGGGGTGGTCCAGAAACGCGGCGAGACCCACGACACCCACCAGGAACGCCTCGACCGGCCAGATCGGTGCCCGCCCACGCACCGCCCGCGCAGCGAACCACACGCATCCGGTCCCCACGACTCCGAACACGTTGCCAAGAGGGTTGGCGATCGCCTGCAGGCCGGTGCCGTTGAAGAGGTAGAGCCCGGTGCTCGTCCCCGACGCGAGCAGCGCGAAGCACCACCACATCGCGTAACGAGACCCCGTCCTGCGGTATGTGCCCACGTAGAAGAGCAGCAGGACGATGCCGGTCACCGTCGCGAGCACGATCCGCATGGTCGTGGCGTCGAGCATGGAGTCGAGCCTACCGAGCCACGTCCGGCCCGCAGGACGCTCGAGCAACACGGCGGCAACATCGACCGTGGACAATCGGACGCGACCGCCACCCCCTCTGTCTGGAGCCGAAGTGCCTGCACCGCTGACGTCGTCTTTCTCGCTCTCCCTGCCGCAGTGGCTCGTGGAGGAGCTCGGCTCCCTCCCGCGCGTCGTCGTCGGGCACGAGGCCCAGATGGCGCTCGTCAACGCGCTCGCTGACCGAAACTGGCGGGAGGGTGGCGGCGGCCCGTTCGCCGCCATCGTCGTGGACGAGGCGACCGGCGAGCTGATCTCCGTCGGCGTCAACGTGGTGCTCGCGTCGGGCGTCTCGAGCGGACACGCCGAGGTCATGGCGCTCGGCCTGGCCCAGCGACGCGTCGGCACCTGGGACCTCGGCGCGGATCGGGACCTGACGCTCGTCGTCAACTGGCGTCCATGCGTCCAGTGCTACGGCGCGACCATGTGGTCCGGCATCCGACATCTGGTGGTCGCGGGCGACGGGCCAGAGCTCGAACGCCTCACGGGATTCGACGAGGGACCCATGGTCGCGGACTGGGCGCAGCAGTTCGAGGCTCGCGGTATCTCCGTGACCCAGGGCATCGGCAGGGACGACGCGCTCGCGGTGTACGCCGCCTACGGGTCGTCGACGTCGACCGTCTACAACGCGCGCGGCTCCGGCCGCATCGACAAGGACTGACGGTCGCTCGACCCGACGAGGCTCAGCGGGCCTCGATCTTGACGAACATCAGCGCCACGAAGCCCACGGCGACGACCCCGATGATGCCCACCACTCCCCAGATCGTCGCACCTGTGAGCGCGATCGCCAAGGTCCACATCAGAGGCGCCATCCACGACGCAGCGCGTCCCGTCGTCGCGTACAGGCCGAACATCTCGCCCTCCCTCTCCGGCGGGGCGACGCGCGCGAGCAGTGACCGCGACGCCGCCTGCACGGGGCCCACGAACAGGCACAGGACCAGGCCCGCCGCCCAGAAGACGATCGGACCCGCACCGTTCAGCACGATGATCGCCGTCCCCGCGACCACCATGCCGCCAAGCGACCACAGGATCAGGGTCCGCGGGCCGATCCGGTCGTCGATCGTGCCAGCGATCATCGTCGCGAGACCCGCCACAAGGTTCGCCGCGATGCCGAAGATCAACACCTCTGTGGCGCTGAACCCGAAGGCGACCGAGGCGATCACGGCGCCGTACGCGAACACGCCTGCAAGCCCGTCCCGGTAGATGGCGCTCGCCGCCAGGAACCAGACCGTCTCCCTGCTGTCGCGCCAGAGCCTCGCCACGTCACGGCCCAGGCGCGCGTAACCAGCAAGGAAGCCGACCTTCTCCCGACCTGCGGCGCGCGGTTCGGGGACGAACGCGAACACCGGCCACCCGAACAGGATTGTCCACGCCGCGCAGCCGAGCGCGATCATCCTGTACGCCATGCCGTTGTCGGTGGACATCCCCCACCAGTCCGCACCATCGGCCACGACCACCAGGACCAACGCCACGATGCCGCCGACGTATCCGAGCCCCCACCCCAGGCCGGACACACGACCCACGTTACGGGGGGTGGTCACCTGGGTGATGAGCGCGTTGTACTGCGCGCCGCCCAGCTCGTTCGCGACGAGCCCGATCGCGATCAGGCCCACACCCAGCACGAAGTACGCGGGCGCCGCCTGCACGAAGTAGAGGGCTGCGGTCACGATCGTCAACACGCCGGTGGAGATCGCGAGCCACCGCTTGCGCTTGCCCGCCGTGTCGGCCTGCTGGCCGAGCACCGGCGCCAGCAGCGCCACGAGAACGCCCGCGAGCGTCCCGGCGAGGCCAAGACCGCTCGTGAGGCTCGCGATCGCCAGGTCGTACGACGGATGGTCGGGGCCCAGCGCCGCGATCTCAGGATCGACGAACGCATCGGACGTCAGGTACAGCGCCGTGAAGACGAAGGTGACGATCACCGAGTTGAACGGCTGAGTCGCCCAATCCCACAGCGCCCAGGCAGCGATGCGTCCCTTCCCAGGCGCGGCGCGCCCTGAGTCGGCGGAGAGCTCGCCGTCGAGCTCCGGACTGGCCTCGGTGAGGGGACGCACGTCGTCGGTCATGAGCACAGCCTGCACCAACCTGGTGAACGGCGCGTGACGACGCGGCGTACGTGCACCGACGGAGCGTTACGATGCGCGAGTGACCACCCCCTCGCCCGGCGCCGCGCTCGCGTGGCGTGAGGACGTGCTCCCGGGGTTCGAGCAGGCGCCGCTCGGCGCCGCGACGCTGGTGCGCGCGCTCGCGCGGCCGGCCCGTCCGCGCGGCGTGGTCCTGCACGTCCATGGCTACAACGACTACTTCTTCCAGGAGCACCTTGCCGAGCATCTGGTGAGCCAGGGCTACGCGTTCTACGCGGTGGACCTCCGGCGGGCGGGCCGTTCGCTGCGGCAGGACGACGTGCCGCACCTGATGCACGATGTCGACGAGCCCGGTGAGGACATCGCGCTGGCAGCCGAGGCGGTGGCTCACCTCGAGCCGACAGTCCCTCTTGCCCTCCATGCGCACTCGACCGGTGGGCTCACGGCGCTGCTGCGCCTTCACCGCCACGGTCCAGGCCACGTGCAGGCGCTGGTGCTCGACTCCCCGTTCCTCGGCGCGCCCTCCTCCTGGCGCATGCGCCTCGGAGCCCGATCGTTGCCCGTGATCGCTCGCACCCGACCGCTGTCGATCGTCTCCTCGGGTCCGTCCTGGTACGCCACCCACCTGCACGCCCAGAACGGCGGCCGATGGCAGTTCGATACCGCGTGGAAGCGTCCCGACGGGCTTCCGGTGCGCGCTGCGTGGCTTGCGGCTGTGCTCAAGGCGCAGCGGCAGGTCGCCGCCGGCCTGCAGCTCGCGATCCCCGTCCT
This genomic window contains:
- a CDS encoding aldo/keto reductase, which codes for MQQRTIGNRTVSAIGLGGMPMSIEGRPDADRSIATIHAALEAGVTLIDTADAYHRDANEVGHNEELIARALREYGPGAADVLVATKGGHLRPGDGSWTRNGDPEYLKRAAKESARRLGVDAIGLYQFHRPDPAVPYADSVGAIRDLLDEGVILMAGISNADVAQIDEAREVLGGRLASVQNQFSPAFRSSQGELEHCAELGIAFLPWSPLGGIAGAKDLADRHGAFQEVADEVGASVYQVTLAWELALAPVVIPIPGASRPDSIRDSARAPELVLTSDQVARLSA
- a CDS encoding aldo/keto reductase, which encodes MKTFTLPGTDMVVPNVVLGLMRIQDKTDEEVRTLVSTARDAGITFLDHADVYGSSKHGCERRFAEALKLTSSEREQFIIQSKAGIVREGPYFDFSYEHIIESVNGSLQALGTDYLDILLLHRPDALVEPEEVARAFDELSAAGKVRAFGVSNQTPRQIDLLRKHVTQPIVANQLQLSITHAPMIAQGVAANMQGLDQSIVRDDGIIDYCRLNDITIQAWSPFQAGFFDGPFLGSDRYPKLNAVVDRLAEQYAVPVEAIAVAWITRHPAQMQVVLGTTTPDRVAAAAQGSDLPLTRAEWYELFRAAGYSVP
- a CDS encoding IS3 family transposase gives rise to the protein MACRFLKVSASGYYDWRERAPSLRAVADGELTATIRRIHADSCETYGAPRVLAELRLGLGVHVGRKRVARLMRLGGMVGVSHRRKRRGWKPDTATHEDLVKRQFRANAPNRLWFCDITQHRARDGWVYCAAVIDAFSRRIVGWSISDRITAEIVVDALEMARWRRRPEPGTVVHADRGTQYTSWLFGHRLRQAGLLASMGRVASSVDNALIESFWSTMQRELLDRTTWDSRAQLASAMFE
- a CDS encoding transposase; protein product: MPAAHPPEFRRRALDLVAQGNPVGQTARDLGISESCLRNWMNRDAVDSGRKPGITTEEHKELVELRRRNRVLEMEIEILKRASAYFARENVLPK
- a CDS encoding GGDEF domain-containing protein, whose product is MLDLDTLRTAQAAVGVCAFALVYLGTYRPTRAPYAAWWSAAVVASGLGTAIYLVAGGLGRLSDALGNAVSVVGAALVWCAARSLHRGRITWWHLVPVPVVVLVWSLLDVRSDGVLSGTLALLLGMGLFLGLTAMDLVRVLKQRFLARSEDAFHSARAAVVSMVIASAATSGFYALRVVSYLVVGPSDPFYVTWTGPLATTLVILIMLVVVTYSVTELSHMEMSRQWREKATHDDLTGLLTRAAFHELAESALLEAATTHRALVMIAADFDHFKLLNDTYGHAEGDRALSAFGDACRGVLREQDLACRMGGEEFSILLVGAGVEDARAVCERLSQVFARGYADRPLHPPTVSWGVTVADPAKPLGSLMARADAALYRAKDAGRDRIELDPTST
- a CDS encoding GGDEF domain-containing protein, encoding MLDATTMRIVLATVTGIVLLLFYVGTYRRTGSRYAMWWCFALLASGTSTGLYLFNGTGLQAIANPLGNVFGVVGTGCVWFAARAVRGRAPIWPVEAFLVGVVGLAAFLDHPAHDIWAGGGFLLWGMLVNLALTVGETILLIRERRGATRSAEPDVTTSALRALLVASGGLAVLYAGRIAGYYLLGPFDPRFKEWLGSSVTTLAITVVLVIATFSVSEISHYEVTREIRLRARYDDLTGLLTRAEFLEQADAWRGRRPGAAIVMMADLDHFKALNDALGHAAGDRALLAFGTACRQAVEGRGIAGRIGGEEFAILLHGDDVTSARQVAAEISHRYAHDTPIRLGTPTVSYGVAAAAAQEILSDAIARADRALYRAKRAGRDRFEVDDASDQ
- a CDS encoding nucleoside deaminase, giving the protein MPAPLTSSFSLSLPQWLVEELGSLPRVVVGHEAQMALVNALADRNWREGGGGPFAAIVVDEATGELISVGVNVVLASGVSSGHAEVMALGLAQRRVGTWDLGADRDLTLVVNWRPCVQCYGATMWSGIRHLVVAGDGPELERLTGFDEGPMVADWAQQFEARGISVTQGIGRDDALAVYAAYGSSTSTVYNARGSGRIDKD
- a CDS encoding MFS transporter; this translates as MTDDVRPLTEASPELDGELSADSGRAAPGKGRIAAWALWDWATQPFNSVIVTFVFTALYLTSDAFVDPEIAALGPDHPSYDLAIASLTSGLGLAGTLAGVLVALLAPVLGQQADTAGKRKRWLAISTGVLTIVTAALYFVQAAPAYFVLGVGLIAIGLVANELGGAQYNALITQVTTPRNVGRVSGLGWGLGYVGGIVALVLVVVADGADWWGMSTDNGMAYRMIALGCAAWTILFGWPVFAFVPEPRAAGREKVGFLAGYARLGRDVARLWRDSRETVWFLAASAIYRDGLAGVFAYGAVIASVAFGFSATEVLIFGIAANLVAGLATMIAGTIDDRIGPRTLILWSLGGMVVAGTAIIVLNGAGPIVFWAAGLVLCLFVGPVQAASRSLLARVAPPEREGEMFGLYATTGRAASWMAPLMWTLAIALTGATIWGVVGIIGVVAVGFVALMFVKIEAR
- a CDS encoding alpha/beta hydrolase, whose product is MTTPSPGAALAWREDVLPGFEQAPLGAATLVRALARPARPRGVVLHVHGYNDYFFQEHLAEHLVSQGYAFYAVDLRRAGRSLRQDDVPHLMHDVDEPGEDIALAAEAVAHLEPTVPLALHAHSTGGLTALLRLHRHGPGHVQALVLDSPFLGAPSSWRMRLGARSLPVIARTRPLSIVSSGPSWYATHLHAQNGGRWQFDTAWKRPDGLPVRAAWLAAVLKAQRQVAAGLQLAIPVLVARAAEGGHDSPDNPRLDSQDTVVDVDAISRLAPRLGADVSLLVVPDGVHDLTLSAPAPREMYLGGVTGWLAHALPSRGGDDA